One Coffea eugenioides isolate CCC68of chromosome 2, Ceug_1.0, whole genome shotgun sequence genomic window, aaagaatTCTACAAATGGGGCATTTTGAGCATGGGATTACGTCCAAAGGGTCTTCGCCTTCAGCAAATGCGAACTCACAGAGCTCGAATTTTCGCACGCTGAAATccacaaaaaattttaacaaaaaaataaaacaatagcTCGCATTTATTATTATGAAATggacggatccgagctcggataaTTTATTGAAGCCCTCGGATCCAACAGGGTTCGGATCCTTCTCAACGGATGATCAGACGAGACCTCGGATCTGAGTAAACAACTATAAATCCGACCTCGGATCATTatgatccgaggtcggatcttTCTGCACTTTAGTCgtatccgagctcggatcttgCTTTTTCTGCAATAATTGCAGAAATCTGCAAATAAACTGCAACTaattggaaatggaaaaattgcCAGTCATCGAAAAAGATAACGTATTTCCTCAAATCCAccacaaaaattgcaaaaataagcACAACCCACATCACATTTACACCCAAATTGCACAACAAATCTGAACCTGCCCTTGGATGATAGTATTCAACTATTAATTAAACTTAAAAAGCTATACGTGAGGCATTGCAAGTGCAAAAGCCTAACCTTTATGCTGTTTGACAGTTGCAATGGGACGGCAATGCGGTCAAATTTTGGGAAGCGGCAAACGCGAAACCAGTCTTTCGATGCTCCGGTCTGCTCCGGTCTTTGGATGCTTCGATGTGCAGAAACCAGGTCTgtctgttttctttgttttgctaaGCAAAATTCGCTTCCTAAttctttgttttgctgttcCACAGCTATTCAACCAGCTATTCTTTGttgggtctttttttttttcgaaatgggGTCTTGGCGGTTGCTAGAGGGAGCTCGGCCAAAATGCGAGCTCACAGAGCTCGCATTCTCAGAATGCGAGCTCGATCGACCTCGCATTCGCAAAATGCGAGCTCGGTGAGCTCGCATTCTgagaatgcgaagacccccttTGTAGAAACAAATCCAAAAACCGCCCTCGTTgtagaaatctttttttttttcatcacaaaaTAAGAATTCACCCAACCAAATGAATCACAAAAAATAGTAGCTTGAACAATTTTTCTGTTACCCAGCAAAGCTTTTACATAAAACAGAGCGAGAGATTGCCCAAAAAATAATGATGTTAGAGATGGATAGCCAATCCATGATCCAAACACACAGGAGGACCGTATGCAGACTTTCAGAGACCAATCAGAAAAGAATGAACAGCAACTGAAGCAGCAAACAGCAAAATGGAAGGAGGAAGCAAGAAACGAAGAGAAAGAATTGAAGGCTGACCTTCCAGTGAAACCTCGACCAATGCAGTAGTACCAAATGGaagaaaaaggccaaaaaaaaaaatcacgtgCATGGAAACCTAAATTTCCACCAATCACCTCTTGCCAACATCACCGGAAGCAATCCCCTCGCCACAATGAGCGGACACATCCGACGTGGCACGCGAGCCTCCACTCGTTGCATTGTATGGTTGATGACAAAGTCCAATCGAGTTGAATAAAGTAGAATAGAAGATTaggatttgatttttttttttttcatcaagtTTTAAACAAGTTTCTACTAAGCTGAGCTTTAGCAACTGAATTGTTTGTCTATGTAAATTTTAAGCTTTCAGCTTACAAAAAGCTAATTTGCACTGGAAAAAGTTAAACAAGCACTCAAACCTTATTCaagtttaattatattttttgcGCAAATGAACGCCTAATAACGTTTTGTTTagttgaagaaattgaaataaatgtAAAGAACGAAAGcgtttgaaataaaattatggaGGCCAACAATGTAAAAGGAAAAAGCAGTTTCAGCAATTTGAGGGAAGGGTGCAACTGCAAATATGAGACCAATTAATTAAGGATTAATATTTTATACACTGTCACACCATTTGATGCATGATAACTcatctaaatttaaatttaaaatccaaATTTTACTCATGTACCATGCATCCAACCGTAATAGTGTATACAcaatcagtgtatataagatttactcattaATAAAACTAAGAAATTTTACTAGTTGCATTCATAATTCATAAAAGCTGAGGGGAGTAATTGTCCATCCTCAATATCACATAGGGCTGCCATTGATTAGTATTCATCCATCACTAAACTTAAGTAGAATCTTAAagcattatatatatatatatatatatatatatatatatatatattggaagCTGGTTGGAGAAAAAATAACATACTTTTAGCAAAAAAGCACATTAGTTACAGAAAATCCACTTATGCTATTGGGGTATAAGTATGTAAACTTTTCACGTACGTGCACAAAATTGTATTAATCTAGGTTgtcatattttaaaattttttagggGCCAAAATTCATCCTTTCAAATCCGAGGGATTAAAAAACGAAAAAGGTATAATTTTACATACCAGAGCATGTGCAATTTTCCCTAAAATTAATCTTCCACTGTTGTTCCCCTAAAAGCAGTTAAACtctttttcgaaaaaaaaaaaaaaaaaaagagcagtTAAACTAACTGACTTGCGTTATCATACCTGTAGTGTTTGCTGGGATTGGAACTTGGGACGTGGGATTCCCCAGCCTCAAACAACCGTGGCCACCAAAATCACCACAAAACTGGCCACGCTTTCCTGATTCCCAGGTTTTTGTCCCATGGTTGAGCCTGTGAAGAAGCCAGGACAGTTCAATTCAAGATGAGTTTGGCTTTGCCATGGCTGCAAATGCCACCACCATCACTTACTCTACAGACAAGACCAACAAAACTTGATACAAAATCAAGGCATTCCTTCAGCTGCTTCTGCTCTGCTGCTGTTTCTGAAGCTGGCTCACAACCATCTTCTGCAAtccaattttcttccaattcCTCCACCTACCGCCCTGCTGTCATTCTTCCAGTGAGTATACTTAATTTCCGTTCCTCTTCACACTCATATATGCTACAAAATTTGTTATATCCTGTTATATTCTGCAACTTACAACTTACAGAAAATGGCCCACATGCCTAATTGCTTCAAACAGGTAGTCAATACTGTATCATTCATCTATCTTTTTGGTGTACTGAACCTAAATGGTGATGTTAATTCACTTTCTTTGACATGTGATTCTCTTACTGATATTTTCTTTCTCGTTGCTTCTTTTGTCTGCTTTAATAAGCATTGGAAGAATTTAAGTAACAAGACCCGAAAGAAACCGGCATTTGAGCGGTTGTACGCTACTTGGTTTTTGACAAAATGCATATTGGTTGCAGGGCTTAGGAAACAATACAAATGACTACGAGAAATTGGCTCTGATACTGAATGGTTATGGAGTGCCAACCGTGGTTGTGAAGGTTTCAAGAATCGACTGGCTGAGGAATGCTGCTGGTTTGCTTGATCCAAACTATTGGCGTGGCACCCTCCGTCCTCGGCCAGTTCTTGATTGGTAGCAATTATTGATTCCCCCTCTCTGGTCCCTTATTTTTTGCATCTTTACCGTTTGTACGAAGTTTTTTCCTTATTTGGTTAATATAATTAGCTTTCGGAGCAGGTATTTTAAGAAGCTGGATGAGGCTGTCAGTGAAGCAAATGAATTGGCTCAAGGTTTATTATCTTATTTTTGAGCTTTTATCTTATTTCGACTAATTCTCACTTTTCTAGAGTCATCTTTCAATGAGCTTCCAAAGGTTGTTGTCCTTCATGAATGGCACTGTGTTGTACATATATGCTGTCTATTACTTGTAGATATGTTTTGTAGATGCCTCTTAAGAATTATTCAGAAGCTTTTAGTTGAATGCTTATTGAAGAAAAGTGCAATAGCCTCTTTGGGAGAGTATTCCCTGCACATGGACCGATAGAAGACAATTTTGATATCTGAAagaaaaccttattttggtatTTCATTCAAGTCTTGGTATTGTGGGTTAATATAATTTTTACACTCTTCTCCATGAAATTCTTTATAAATTCCTCCACTAAATTATATGCACTGCTGTATATGTGCAGTGCTGTAATTTAATGACCACTAGTTAACACATGAACAGATCTTTTATCATCTGGATGGTTAAGCCTATCAAGCCTGAAAATCCCATGCGCAATACTTTGCTGtgtttttaacaaaaataatctAGACTTTACAAGATTTTGTGCTGAACTTCCTCTTACTTCATAATTTCCCCTTCTATTACTTTCTTCCTTTAAGGATTGTGTTTTGCAATGATTAACGAACATATTCTTCTATTTAACAGGACATGTTACCATCCCATAATCAGGCAAATTTTGTTGTAGGTGGGGCTTTGTCTTTTATTGGACATTCAGCTGGAGGATGGCTAGCACGAGTTTACATGCAAGAGATTGGGTTCTCAAATATTTCACTGTTATTGACTCTAGGAACACCACACCTGTATGTATACTTTGGTCACTGTATTTTAGTTAGTTAGCAGATATATGATTAATGAAATTGGATGTGTGACAAGATTGATAAAGCATAACCAACTGTTCTTTTCTTCTAGCCCACCGCCAAAGGGAGTGCCTGGAGTTATCGATCAAACAAGGGGCCTTTTGTATTATGTTGAAAAGAACTGTCCAAAAGCTGTTTATACTCCAGAACTGAAATATGTATGTATTGCAGGCAGGTAATCAGCTTAGCTTTAGTCATTATGCTTATGCTTCTTCCAAATCCTGTGCATATGTTCATTCTTGCACCTTTTGGCAGATCCATCTCTAATTTAACACACTTAATTTTTCATTCCAGGGGTCTCatatatagttttcaaatggtATTGGTTTGGATCCTTGCTGAAATTAGATTCGGTCCAGTATAATGTCATCTGAAGAGAATGGTCTTTGTACATTACACTATGAAAATGTGTGGCCTATTGTTTTGGACAGATAGTCCTTGCTATAAATGGGGTGACAGTTTTTCAAGAATGAAAGTTTTGCCTCGTATGGTATTGGTTGTGTCTACATCAATCCAAATCCACAAAGTGCATGTCATTTGTCTTTAACTGAATATCTTGTACCCTGAAAAGCTATCAAATGCTAGGAACAGCCACTATTTTCAATAATGAGCCATGAACTGAAacataacactttttttttacaaaaaaacaGATCCAGCCAATGCATATGACATTGTTTGCTAGAACTGGCTAACATGCATCCTGCTATCACACAGGAAGAGCTGTCGAACTTGCAATGAAGTGGGTAGAGGATAGGTTTCAATCTCATAATGCACATTAGCAAGCCAGGCACGTTGATTTCTGTCTTTAATGATGGTACTACATACACATCCCACACATCCCCGTTCAGGGACCGAATGGCCAACCTTATGCAGTTGGCACTAAGGGTCCAAACAAAATTGTTATTTAGCATCTTTTACAGGGAAGCTCTTCAGTTTCTGAAGTGTTTTTCTGTATGATACTCTATTTTGATATTTTGGCCACCTGCAAATTATTTATTATGCTTggagaaagaaaacaaaatcatAATGATGGATTAATTCCAAAAATGAGACCTTTTAGCTGGCAGGACAATTGTTTAAATAACACATTTTTTCAGAAACAGACACTTCCCCTGCCTCAAGACATTATTCCAAGGATCCCTATGCTGTTGCCAAATTAAAAACATTCAGTATCTGTCTTTTGGTAGATCAAGTCTCCCTGACTGATATGATTACTTCTTGCATGTAGCATGTAATAAAGGATATGAGCTCCTGGATTTTGAGTAGCAAGCCTCCAATTAAAGAAAAGATGCATGTTTAGGTGCTTTTTCTTATGGACTATCTGCATGCTGTAGCCTCCTTTGTCTGTGGTGGAGATTGCACCATGTCAATGCAGTGATTTATTTCATCTCCTAACTACTAGAAAGATTTCTGTGTCTTGCTGTTTGtggactctctctctctctctctctctctgagcTTGACATAATTGTACGAAATTAAATTCTTGGATTTTGCTATTCGGACATCTGTAAAAGTAATGCTCATAATGAAAACAGCCAAAGTAATGACTTTTGTCAAGCTGCTCAAAGATTCATCGAGAGCAATATTTGCAAGATGAAACAGAGTAGCCAAACAGTTTGTGGATCGGTGAAGATTGTGTTAGTGAAATGTCGTCATGTATATTATGCAAATTAAGAAGCCCAAACATTGACAGGATGTAAACCTTTTTATTCTATATAAAAAGCTTTTGTCTAATCAAACCTTATATGAATCCTCCTAAATCTGGATGCCGAATGGGGCTGTTCAATTGACAGGTACATTGAAGGAGCTCGCTTCTTTGGCTCAAATGATGATAGTTCTGGAATGGCTGTAAGCATTGACCACACAAATTCTGAGATTGCTGTTGTAAACACATCTAAACCACCAGCTGCCACATGGCGTGCTCGCTTTGTTGGTCAAGGCTACAAGCAGGTAATATTTGGTATGAAGCATAGTAAAACAATAAAATGAATCTTGGAGGGGTACTTTTTCTTTCATTCCTTTTTTCCCCTACCTCAATTTCCTTAACCTTTTTGATGAATTCTGAACTTAGAAGAGCGTcatgtctctctctctctctctctacggTGTGTTTGCATTTGTGTGTGAACTTATTGGAGTAGCATCATCCCTTGGTTGAAGTTGGTGATTAACAGTGAGTATGTTTCAGGTTTGTGGCCAGGCAGATACATGGGGTGATGGAGTTGTGCCAGAACTCTCAGCACATCTGGAAGGAGCACTGAATATCAGCCTTGAAGGTGTGTACCACTCACCTGTTGGTTCTGATGATGAAAGCAGACCATGGTATGGCTCTCCTGGTGTTGTTAAACGATGGATACATTATCTCCTTCACTAATCAGATTCGACACAAACAATACTGGACGGAGAAGGAAAACATCATTGTTTCCTAGCACTCTAATTCTTAGCTATTTTTAGGTGCTTTGCTGGATTGGGATGGTAAATCACTCGCTACATACTGGCTAGATTGACTAAACTTGTATCAATGATGTTGGTACATTGATTCACGAGATGTAAATTGGATAAGCAATCATTTCTTTGATCCCCCATTATCCAAGAGGGGTTGATTGTCAAATGGTAAATATCTACTTCCATGGTGAAGCAACAAATCCACAGTTTCTTTGTCTTGGCAAGCATGAATatctaatttttcaattttgtaaTATCTTGCAGTTGAAATTTTGCTTGCTATCTTAATGTTTTCTCTTTATgttcttttttcacttttccCCTCTTATTGCTAGGATACTTTTATCCCATTCTTATCTATTTAGcagcattttctttttttaatgttgGCCATGTCAAATCTTGTCTTCAGGTTAACCATCATCTTTCTGGATTACTATGTTGGACCGAGTTTCAATGTTTTAAATTCTGGGATTAAGAGAGTAATAAAATTTTACAAGTCAACAATCTGATGAAGCAAGAAACAACACAATTGATACAAGTCATATTACAATAATTTAACCGTCAgttgcacatttttcttttcttttgaagtCAATAACTGTACATCAAAAGTGTAGATGCCACAATCCAAAGTGTGGCAAATTATACAGTTCTTGATCATATGCATAATCAACAACACTAGTGCATGTTTTGCTTAATTTCCGGATTCGGTTGCTCTCTATGGATTTTCCGGATGCAAGGCTGAGGCGAACACCTGCTCCAAAGTCTTCTGCCAAGAACAAATTGTTGGCGAATCTGAGGTTTGCAGCAAGGGATTCCAAAGAGAATCTCATCACTCCTGTCTTGGCTTTCCCCAGAAAACAATGTCTTGGCCTGTGAGGGAGTTCAAAACATACAAGAACAGTGAAGGAACTGAACGGATGAAGCTAGAATTACTTAAAATTCTCAAAAAGCCTTTTGGAAATTGAAAGCATAAAGCCAGCTGGCTCAGTATATGCAACATGCATGGCCATCTGGAGTCGTTGATGTTTTAGGATAGACTGCAGAAAAGTCACTGGTGCATGCTTTATAATCTTGTTCACAAAGTGATTCTAGTCCAAAGTAGCTAACTGATGCATATATCAACTTGATCTACGTGCTGACTAACATCTATCATGCTCCAAGATGAGCCAATGCAACCCCACCCCACCCCACCCCACCAAATTAGTCATTGAAATTTTAAGGGATGGATTATGTTACTGTCAAGAGCAGTTCTTTACTAGCCATATAGCTCAAAAGTCTCAAACAGAAACATAGAAGTTGAAGATGCTGACAAATAGTAGTAGTCTTGAAATTGCCATACTTACTATTCTGGTAGACCATTACTAAATCGATGTAGATGAATCCAATCATGGATTTATCATGATCATCGTCTTCAGCCTCCTCTTCTTCACCATGATGAACATTAGACTCCATATAGTTGCTCTCTATCATTATGGCCAACGCATCTATAACATTAGACTCCATACAGCTGGTGATGTGAAGGGCtgtcatcatttttttttttttttttttggttagaaaTCTTGAAGAATGGTAAGTTGGTAGGTGAGACTTTTATCATAAAATACTTACCAGATGATGGAAGgtgaaaattttgttaaatcATATCCCTTTTACGAGATATTACCAACACAATTTTGGAAAAAGTAACTAATGCATATACATAGTAAATCTATGCATTTATCTTTTTGCTATAATTATAAGAATTGCTCCTTAAAAT contains:
- the LOC113761807 gene encoding uncharacterized protein LOC113761807 isoform X1, which translates into the protein MSLALPWLQMPPPSLTLQTRPTKLDTKSRHSFSCFCSAAVSEAGSQPSSAIQFSSNSSTYRPAVILPGLGNNTNDYEKLALILNGYGVPTVVVKVSRIDWLRNAAGLLDPNYWRGTLRPRPVLDCFRSRYFKKLDEAVSEANELAQGGALSFIGHSAGGWLARVYMQEIGFSNISLLLTLGTPHLPPPKGVPGVIDQTRGLLYYVEKNCPKAVYTPELKYVCIAGRYIEGARFFGSNDDSSGMAVSIDHTNSEIAVVNTSKPPAATWRARFVGQGYKQVCGQADTWGDGVVPELSAHLEGALNISLEGVYHSPVGSDDESRPWYGSPGVVKRWIHYLLH
- the LOC113761807 gene encoding uncharacterized protein LOC113761807 isoform X2, yielding MSLALPWLQMPPPSLTLQTRPTKLDTKSRHSFSCFCSAAVSEAGSQPSSAIQFSSNSSTYRPAVILPGLGNNTNDYEKLALILNGYGVPTVVVKVSRIDWLRNAAGLLDPNYWRGTLRPRPVLDWYFKKLDEAVSEANELAQGGALSFIGHSAGGWLARVYMQEIGFSNISLLLTLGTPHLPPPKGVPGVIDQTRGLLYYVEKNCPKAVYTPELKYVCIAGRYIEGARFFGSNDDSSGMAVSIDHTNSEIAVVNTSKPPAATWRARFVGQGYKQVCGQADTWGDGVVPELSAHLEGALNISLEGVYHSPVGSDDESRPWYGSPGVVKRWIHYLLH